A portion of the Microlunatus phosphovorus NM-1 genome contains these proteins:
- a CDS encoding class I fructose-bisphosphate aldolase: protein MTALLTNTAALFETARELTHGGRGILAADESIKTMSARLEADGIPASETARRDYRELLLTAPGLSESVSGIILADETFGQRLSDGRAFPASCRELGILPGIKVDTGTTPLPGRDGALITEGLDGLGARLASYAERGAAFAKWRAVFDVHTADPYVARANGHALARYAARCQEHGIVPIVEPEVLCTGDHELAASAATTQLALTAVFDELEAAEVDLAGIVLKPNFVTPGLDAPKLSPAEVATATYEVLRETVPASVPGIAFLSGGHPTDDVCAFLTALAALPNRPWGVTFSFGRALVSAALRTWAGNPENVAAAQSRLLANCRQAAAAT, encoded by the coding sequence ATGACCGCACTCCTGACGAACACCGCTGCCCTCTTTGAGACCGCGCGAGAGCTGACCCACGGCGGTCGCGGCATCCTCGCCGCCGACGAGTCGATCAAGACGATGTCCGCCCGTCTCGAAGCGGACGGCATCCCGGCGAGCGAGACCGCCCGCCGCGACTACCGCGAGCTGCTGCTCACCGCGCCCGGACTGTCGGAGTCGGTGAGCGGCATCATCCTGGCCGACGAGACGTTCGGGCAGCGGCTGAGCGACGGACGCGCGTTCCCGGCTTCCTGCCGCGAGTTGGGCATCCTTCCGGGGATCAAGGTGGACACCGGCACCACGCCGTTGCCGGGTCGAGACGGGGCGTTGATCACCGAGGGCCTGGACGGCTTGGGTGCCCGACTCGCCTCGTACGCCGAGCGTGGGGCGGCCTTCGCCAAGTGGCGCGCCGTCTTCGATGTGCACACGGCCGATCCGTACGTCGCCCGCGCCAACGGGCACGCGCTGGCCCGCTATGCGGCCCGGTGCCAGGAGCACGGCATCGTGCCGATCGTCGAGCCGGAGGTGCTCTGCACGGGCGATCACGAGCTCGCCGCGTCGGCCGCGACGACCCAATTGGCGCTGACCGCGGTGTTCGACGAGCTCGAGGCCGCCGAGGTGGACTTGGCGGGGATCGTGCTCAAGCCGAACTTCGTCACTCCGGGGCTGGATGCGCCCAAGCTGTCGCCGGCGGAGGTCGCCACGGCGACGTACGAGGTGCTGCGCGAGACGGTGCCGGCGAGCGTGCCGGGGATCGCCTTCCTGTCCGGTGGTCATCCGACCGACGACGTGTGTGCGTTCCTGACCGCGCTGGCCGCGTTGCCCAACCGGCCCTGGGGGGTCACCTTCTCCTTCGGGCGTGCCCTGGTCAGTGCGGCCCTGCGAACGTGGGCCGGCAATCCGGAGAACGTCGCCGCGGCCCAGAGCCGACTGCTGGCCAACTGCCGCCAGGCCGCCGCCGCAACCTGA
- a CDS encoding HAD-IA family hydrolase — protein sequence MNRLRAVVFDVDGTLVDSERDGHRVAFNAAFEEFGLPDHWDVETYGRLIRIAGGAQRLTAWFEANGRTHEESVALARRVHRRKTEIMRELVQTPISVELPAPGEACSTELRSEHGQIGPRPGVIALLDRLTAAGVPMHVATTGTRAWVAPLLDRVFGDRFDIVITGSEVTDLKPDPTVYREVIRRIGDSDGVVVVEDSGNGVRAAVGAGLPVLVTANPYTRDDDFTGATLVTDGFDDPRLVEWFDHRLGNRLGR from the coding sequence GTGAACCGGCTGCGGGCGGTCGTCTTCGATGTCGACGGCACCCTGGTCGACAGTGAGCGAGACGGACACCGGGTGGCGTTCAACGCCGCCTTCGAGGAGTTCGGCCTGCCGGACCACTGGGACGTGGAGACGTACGGTCGGCTGATTCGCATCGCCGGCGGAGCGCAGCGGCTGACGGCCTGGTTCGAGGCCAACGGTCGTACTCACGAGGAGTCCGTCGCGCTGGCCCGCCGTGTGCACCGGCGCAAGACCGAGATCATGCGCGAGCTGGTCCAGACCCCGATTTCTGTCGAGCTACCCGCACCTGGTGAGGCTTGCTCGACAGAACTCCGCAGCGAGCACGGACAGATCGGCCCGCGACCGGGCGTGATCGCCCTGCTGGACCGCCTGACCGCGGCCGGCGTGCCGATGCACGTCGCGACCACGGGCACTCGGGCGTGGGTCGCTCCGCTGCTGGATCGGGTCTTCGGCGATCGGTTCGACATCGTGATCACCGGATCCGAGGTCACCGATCTCAAGCCGGACCCGACGGTCTACCGCGAGGTGATCCGACGGATCGGCGACAGCGACGGCGTGGTGGTGGTCGAAGACTCCGGCAACGGCGTACGTGCCGCGGTGGGCGCCGGACTGCCGGTGCTGGTCACCGCCAACCCCTACACCCGCGACGACGATTTCACCGGCGCCACCCTGGTCACCGACGGGTTCGACGATCCTCGATTGGTCGAGTGGTTCGACCACCGGCTGGGCAACCGCCTCGGCCGCTAG
- a CDS encoding AAA family ATPase: MASQGFGFPRQAAARPHRLAPQRAEEPVEEPETPVTLADDAELDLSADEAATRVEETLAALDAELVGLASVKRRVREIASLLQVDRARSQFGLTSSKPTLHMSFTGGPGTGKTTVAMRMAAILHALGYIRAPRVHVVTRDDLVGQFIGHTAPKTKEAIARAAGGVLFIDEAYYLFRPENERDYGQEVIEILLTEMENERGNLVVIFAGYPDRMATFFSANPGLSSRVPHHIEFEDYDHAELMQIAELMVAEENFRFDEEAREAFADYLTRRMQRPNFSNARSVRNAIERCRLRQARRLVGLDRPLGKQDLIVITAEDVRGSSLFAPAADG; encoded by the coding sequence ATGGCATCCCAGGGATTCGGGTTCCCACGCCAAGCCGCCGCCCGGCCGCACCGGTTGGCCCCGCAGCGTGCGGAGGAGCCCGTCGAGGAACCGGAGACCCCGGTGACCCTCGCCGACGATGCCGAGCTCGATCTCTCGGCGGACGAGGCCGCGACCAGGGTCGAGGAGACCCTGGCCGCCCTCGACGCCGAACTGGTCGGCCTGGCCTCGGTCAAGCGGCGGGTGCGCGAGATCGCCTCTCTGCTGCAGGTCGATCGGGCCCGCAGCCAGTTCGGGCTGACCTCGTCGAAGCCGACGCTGCACATGAGCTTCACCGGCGGACCGGGCACCGGCAAGACCACCGTCGCGATGCGGATGGCGGCCATCCTGCACGCGCTCGGCTACATCCGAGCGCCGCGGGTGCACGTGGTGACCCGTGACGATCTCGTCGGCCAGTTCATCGGCCACACCGCCCCGAAGACGAAGGAGGCGATCGCCCGGGCAGCCGGGGGCGTGCTGTTCATCGACGAGGCCTACTACCTGTTCCGGCCGGAGAACGAGCGCGACTACGGCCAGGAGGTGATCGAGATCCTGCTGACCGAGATGGAGAACGAGCGGGGCAACCTGGTGGTGATCTTCGCCGGCTATCCCGATCGGATGGCGACGTTCTTCTCGGCCAACCCGGGTCTCAGCTCGCGGGTGCCGCACCACATCGAGTTCGAGGACTACGACCACGCCGAGCTGATGCAGATCGCGGAGCTGATGGTGGCCGAGGAGAACTTCCGGTTCGACGAGGAGGCCCGCGAGGCCTTCGCCGACTACCTCACCCGGCGGATGCAACGGCCCAACTTCTCCAACGCCCGCAGTGTCCGCAACGCGATCGAGCGCTGCCGGCTGCGGCAGGCCCGGCGCCTGGTCGGCCTGGACCGTCCGCTCGGCAAACAGGACCTGATCGTGATCACTGCCGAGGACGTGCGTGGCAGCAGCCTGTTTGCTCCCGCCGCGGACGGGTGA
- a CDS encoding GAF domain-containing sensor histidine kinase has product MTETSEEPTPDGSMPSAVPDAEQLASRFEADGVLLYLIDGQELSIVDIWPPHASAGTLKLQVGFGVTGLVARTRKPVLINADSPRNALHRRLLRLEPRQTVARMCVPLPGLEGEMVGVLAVHRSPDRPFDQADLDDAESLAALLGLQLHANRLWRAVSRHRTERDRLIEQAISAQEAERRRIAFDLHDGVTTALASMSFHLSSADLTVSRLEAGEPEGAGRRDAFDSVRQELATTRGLVDLAYNQTRAAISGLHSLVLDDLGLVAAIESLVQSAGRPGGPRIDFFVDPEADVDEVPDHAAAALYRIAQEVLSNAVKHSAAKRIVISLRRVGDSMVLGCADDGTGFDPEERLTARAQDNDGAQHFGLSSVAERCAMMEASLRIESAPGRGTTVLVELPLR; this is encoded by the coding sequence ATGACGGAGACCTCCGAGGAGCCGACTCCTGACGGATCGATGCCCAGCGCTGTCCCGGACGCGGAGCAGCTGGCCAGCCGTTTCGAGGCCGACGGTGTCCTGCTGTATCTCATCGATGGCCAGGAACTGAGCATCGTCGACATCTGGCCGCCGCACGCTTCGGCGGGCACCCTGAAACTGCAGGTCGGCTTCGGGGTGACCGGATTGGTGGCGCGTACTCGCAAGCCAGTGCTGATCAACGCGGATTCACCGCGCAACGCGCTGCACCGCCGGCTGCTGAGGCTCGAACCACGACAGACCGTCGCGCGGATGTGCGTACCGCTGCCCGGTCTGGAGGGGGAGATGGTCGGGGTGCTGGCGGTCCACCGGAGTCCTGACCGCCCGTTCGACCAGGCTGATCTCGATGATGCGGAGTCACTGGCCGCGCTGCTCGGTCTGCAGCTGCACGCGAACCGGCTGTGGCGCGCCGTCAGCCGGCACCGCACCGAGCGAGACCGCCTGATCGAGCAGGCCATCTCAGCACAGGAGGCGGAGCGCCGGCGGATCGCCTTCGATCTGCACGACGGGGTCACGACGGCGCTCGCGTCCATGTCGTTCCATCTGTCGTCGGCTGATCTGACCGTCTCCCGTCTCGAGGCGGGAGAACCAGAGGGAGCCGGTCGCCGGGACGCGTTCGACAGCGTTCGCCAGGAGCTGGCCACGACCCGAGGACTCGTCGACCTTGCCTACAACCAGACCCGCGCGGCCATCTCCGGGCTGCACAGCCTGGTCCTGGACGACCTGGGTCTGGTCGCCGCGATCGAATCGTTGGTGCAGAGCGCCGGACGCCCCGGCGGCCCGAGGATCGACTTCTTCGTCGATCCGGAGGCCGACGTCGACGAGGTCCCCGATCACGCCGCTGCCGCGCTGTATCGGATCGCCCAGGAGGTATTGAGCAACGCGGTCAAGCACTCCGCGGCGAAGCGGATCGTGATCTCGTTGCGCCGAGTCGGCGACTCCATGGTGCTCGGCTGCGCCGACGACGGTACGGGCTTCGATCCGGAGGAGCGGCTCACCGCCCGCGCCCAGGACAACGACGGTGCCCAGCACTTCGGGCTGAGCTCGGTCGCCGAGCGGTGCGCCATGATGGAGGCCTCACTACGGATCGAGTCCGCTCCGGGACGAGGCACCACAGTGCTGGTCGAGCTCCCGCTGAGGTGA
- a CDS encoding phosphoribulokinase: MSAKHPVVAITGSSGAGTTSVMRTFEQIFRREKVNAAFVEGDSFHKFDRMAMKGEMARAIAESDHSFSHFGPEANLFVELEDLFREYGETGGGRVRRYLHDNREAAPYRQEPGTFTPWQDLPEDTDLLFYEGLHGAVATESVDVAKYADLLIGVVPVINLEWIQKLHRDKAQRGYSTEAVTETILRRMHDYVNYMCPQFSRTHVNFQRVPVVDTSNPFIARTIPSADESMLVIRFANPRGIDFPYLLSMLHDSFMSRPNTIVCPGGKMDLAMQLIFTPMLWRLLERRNKAR; encoded by the coding sequence GAGCAGATCTTCCGTCGCGAGAAGGTGAACGCAGCCTTCGTCGAAGGAGACAGCTTCCACAAATTCGACCGGATGGCGATGAAGGGCGAGATGGCTCGGGCGATCGCCGAGAGCGACCACTCGTTCAGCCACTTCGGGCCGGAGGCCAACCTGTTCGTCGAGCTCGAGGACCTGTTCCGTGAGTACGGCGAGACCGGCGGCGGTCGCGTCCGCAGGTATCTGCACGACAATCGGGAAGCAGCCCCGTACAGGCAGGAGCCGGGCACCTTCACACCGTGGCAGGACCTGCCCGAAGACACGGATCTGTTGTTCTACGAGGGACTGCACGGCGCGGTGGCGACCGAGAGCGTCGACGTGGCCAAGTACGCCGATCTGTTGATCGGCGTCGTGCCCGTGATCAACCTCGAATGGATCCAGAAGCTCCATCGGGACAAGGCGCAGCGCGGTTACTCCACCGAGGCGGTCACCGAGACGATCCTGCGGCGGATGCACGACTACGTGAACTACATGTGCCCGCAGTTCTCGCGGACGCATGTCAACTTCCAGCGAGTGCCGGTCGTGGACACGTCGAACCCGTTCATCGCCCGGACGATCCCGAGCGCCGACGAGTCGATGCTGGTGATCAGGTTCGCCAACCCACGGGGGATCGATTTCCCTTACCTGCTGTCGATGCTGCACGACTCGTTCATGTCGCGGCCGAACACCATCGTGTGTCCCGGCGGGAAGATGGACCTGGCCATGCAGTTGATCTTCACGCCGATGCTGTGGCGGCTGCTGGAGCGACGCAACAAGGCGCGCTAG
- a CDS encoding response regulator gives MADPAPSPLRLVLVDDHEMVLQGLTAMLGHFPDEVQIVGRATTAGAALALVAELAPDAVLCDVRIGKESGLDLCRQITSQHPATKVVLLTVYDDEHYLFQALRVGASGYILKRIDGQELVNHLRLVREGETVVDHALAGRVALSAARLSAGEFWSGAHLGLTQRESEVLELLVAGHSNKGVASKLVASEDTVKTHIRGLYRKLGVSDRSGAIAVALREGLFR, from the coding sequence ATGGCGGATCCGGCCCCGAGTCCTTTGCGTCTGGTGCTGGTCGATGATCACGAGATGGTGCTGCAAGGCCTGACCGCGATGCTCGGGCACTTCCCCGACGAGGTCCAGATCGTCGGTCGGGCGACCACCGCGGGCGCGGCGCTCGCGCTGGTGGCCGAGCTCGCCCCCGATGCGGTGCTCTGCGATGTACGGATCGGCAAGGAGAGCGGTCTCGACCTGTGCCGTCAGATCACCTCCCAGCACCCCGCGACCAAGGTCGTGCTGCTCACTGTCTACGACGACGAGCACTACCTGTTCCAGGCTTTGCGGGTCGGCGCCTCCGGATACATCCTCAAACGCATCGACGGACAGGAGTTGGTCAATCACCTGCGCCTGGTACGTGAGGGAGAGACGGTCGTCGATCATGCGCTGGCTGGCCGGGTGGCGCTCTCGGCGGCCCGGCTCAGCGCCGGCGAGTTCTGGTCCGGTGCCCATCTCGGCCTTACTCAACGCGAGTCGGAGGTCCTCGAGCTCCTCGTGGCCGGACACTCGAACAAGGGTGTGGCGAGCAAGCTGGTGGCCAGCGAGGACACCGTCAAGACCCACATCCGCGGGCTCTACCGCAAGCTCGGGGTCTCCGACCGCAGCGGGGCGATCGCGGTCGCTCTACGCGAAGGATTGTTCCGATGA
- a CDS encoding FdhF/YdeP family oxidoreductase, whose translation MDTIEDPVDELKVTPPKTWAAGVPAVAHAMGYSLSQTSPRRTLLTLLNINQTKGFDCPGCAWPEPDHRHATEYCENGAKHINDEATSRRVTREFFAEHSVAELDTRSDYWLNQQGRLTEPMIKRPGATHYEPIDWDVALDLIADELSVLDTPDRAMFYTSGRLNNEAAFLLQLFARALGTNNLPDCSNMCHESSGSALQETIGVGKGSVSLEDIYQADLIFVIGQNPGTNHPRMLSALERTKRNGGRVIAVNPLPEAGLIRFKNPQQPSGVIGRGTAIADEFLQIRPGGDLALFQLLNQLLLEAEDRAPGTVLDHEFIAAHTSGFEAFATHARTIDGAEALAATGLDRALIDRVLERVLASRRIIVCWAMGLTQHKHGVPTIRELVNFLLLRGNLGRPGAGVCSVRGHSNVQGDRTMGIWEQMPQEFLDALGREFDFTPPTTHGLDSVNAIRAMRDGQASVFVGVAGNFVRATPDSAVTEAALRRCRLTVQISTKLNRSHTVCGETALILPTLGRSDKDIQATGLQFVTVEDSMSQIHASRGRLTPASPHLLSEVAIICRLAARTLGDRFSIPWKEFEADYAAIRDSISRVVRGFDDFNERIAVPGGFRLPNPVNAHLYQTPSGTAVFTCNQFTSLEPPPGHLVLQSLRSHDQWNTIPYAMDDRYRGIHGARRVVLVNPDDLAQLGLLDRQLVDIVSVWHDGIERRAPEFRVVGYPTPPGSAAAYYPETNVLVPLDSVADISNTPTSKGVIVRLEPLAPPDR comes from the coding sequence ATGGACACCATCGAGGACCCCGTCGACGAGCTGAAGGTCACGCCACCGAAGACGTGGGCCGCCGGCGTTCCGGCGGTGGCCCACGCGATGGGGTACTCACTGTCCCAGACGTCGCCTCGTCGGACGCTGCTCACCTTGCTGAACATCAACCAGACCAAGGGATTCGACTGCCCGGGATGTGCTTGGCCGGAGCCCGACCACAGACACGCGACCGAGTATTGCGAGAACGGCGCCAAGCACATCAACGACGAGGCGACGTCGCGCCGAGTCACCCGGGAGTTCTTCGCCGAGCACTCGGTCGCTGAGCTTGACACCCGGTCGGACTACTGGCTGAACCAGCAGGGTCGACTGACCGAACCGATGATCAAGAGGCCCGGCGCCACCCACTACGAGCCGATCGACTGGGACGTGGCACTCGATCTGATCGCCGACGAGCTGTCTGTGCTCGACACCCCCGATCGGGCGATGTTCTACACCTCCGGCCGGCTGAACAACGAGGCCGCCTTCCTGCTGCAGTTGTTCGCTCGCGCACTGGGGACCAACAACCTGCCCGACTGCTCGAACATGTGTCACGAGTCGAGCGGGTCGGCGCTGCAGGAGACCATCGGGGTGGGCAAGGGCAGCGTGTCCCTCGAGGACATCTACCAAGCCGATCTGATCTTCGTCATCGGGCAGAACCCGGGCACCAACCACCCGCGGATGCTGTCGGCACTGGAACGGACCAAGCGCAACGGCGGCCGGGTGATCGCGGTGAACCCGCTGCCCGAGGCCGGGTTGATCCGATTCAAGAACCCGCAGCAGCCCAGCGGCGTGATCGGCCGCGGCACCGCGATCGCCGACGAGTTCCTGCAGATCCGCCCGGGCGGCGACCTGGCGCTGTTCCAACTGCTCAACCAGCTGCTGCTGGAGGCCGAGGACCGGGCACCCGGCACCGTGCTCGACCACGAGTTCATCGCCGCCCACACCTCGGGGTTCGAGGCGTTCGCCACGCACGCCCGGACGATCGACGGCGCCGAGGCGCTGGCCGCCACCGGCCTGGATCGAGCGCTGATTGATCGAGTGCTCGAGCGGGTGCTCGCCAGCCGGCGGATCATCGTCTGCTGGGCGATGGGTCTGACCCAGCACAAGCATGGCGTCCCGACCATCCGGGAGCTGGTCAACTTCCTTCTGCTGCGAGGCAATCTCGGTCGACCAGGTGCGGGGGTCTGCTCGGTGCGCGGGCACAGCAACGTGCAGGGCGACCGGACGATGGGCATCTGGGAGCAGATGCCGCAGGAGTTCCTGGACGCGTTGGGCCGGGAGTTCGACTTCACTCCGCCGACCACCCATGGCCTGGACTCGGTGAACGCGATCCGGGCGATGCGGGACGGCCAGGCGAGCGTGTTCGTGGGCGTCGCGGGCAACTTCGTCCGGGCGACTCCGGACAGCGCGGTGACCGAGGCGGCACTGCGGCGATGCCGGCTCACCGTTCAGATCTCCACCAAGCTGAACCGCTCGCACACCGTGTGCGGTGAGACCGCGCTGATCCTGCCGACCCTCGGGCGCAGCGACAAGGACATCCAGGCCACCGGCCTGCAGTTCGTGACGGTCGAGGACTCGATGAGCCAGATCCACGCCTCCCGCGGGCGACTGACGCCCGCCTCACCGCATCTTCTCAGCGAGGTGGCGATCATCTGCCGTCTTGCAGCTCGCACTCTCGGTGACCGGTTCTCCATTCCCTGGAAGGAGTTCGAGGCGGACTACGCCGCCATCCGGGACAGCATCTCCCGGGTCGTCCGCGGGTTCGATGACTTCAACGAGCGGATCGCCGTCCCTGGCGGATTTCGGCTGCCGAACCCGGTGAACGCTCACCTGTACCAGACCCCCAGCGGCACGGCGGTGTTCACCTGCAACCAGTTCACCTCGCTCGAGCCGCCACCGGGTCACCTCGTCCTGCAATCCCTGCGTTCCCACGACCAGTGGAACACCATCCCGTACGCGATGGACGATCGCTACCGCGGCATCCACGGCGCTCGCCGGGTGGTGCTGGTCAACCCGGACGACCTGGCGCAGCTGGGCCTGCTCGATCGGCAGCTGGTCGACATCGTCAGCGTCTGGCACGACGGGATCGAGCGGCGCGCGCCAGAATTTCGGGTGGTCGGCTATCCGACTCCACCGGGCTCCGCGGCCGCCTACTATCCCGAGACGAATGTGCTGGTGCCGCTCGACAGCGTGGCCGACATCAGCAATACGCCGACCTCCAAGGGCGTGATCGTTCGGCTGGAACCTCTCGCTCCGCCGGATCGATGA
- the rpe gene encoding ribulose-phosphate 3-epimerase, which produces MIVLDSRSQPAGPVRVRQPLIVPSVLPADFARIGKEVRELCEAGVDRIQWDVMDGVFVPNLTFGPDVIAAARPHSSVGFEAHLMVVNPDELLPRYADAGCDLIIVHAEACTHLHRTLHRIRELGARSGVAVNPHTGPEVVQHVLEETDLILAMTVNPGFGGQAYIAAVEPKIARLRRMIEEAGLDIELEVDGGITEHTIHGAAAAGADVFISGSWMYAYPEGKAAAVARLRAAAAESIR; this is translated from the coding sequence ATGATCGTGCTGGACAGTCGCAGTCAACCCGCCGGGCCAGTCCGCGTCCGGCAGCCACTGATCGTTCCGTCCGTGCTGCCGGCTGACTTCGCCCGCATCGGCAAGGAGGTGCGGGAGCTGTGCGAGGCCGGGGTGGACCGTATCCAGTGGGACGTCATGGACGGGGTGTTCGTCCCGAACCTGACCTTCGGCCCCGATGTCATCGCCGCGGCCCGGCCACACAGCTCCGTCGGGTTCGAGGCCCATCTGATGGTGGTCAATCCGGACGAGTTGCTCCCCCGCTATGCAGACGCCGGCTGCGATCTGATCATCGTGCACGCTGAGGCGTGCACTCATCTGCACCGGACCCTGCATCGGATCCGCGAACTGGGCGCCCGCAGCGGCGTCGCGGTGAATCCGCACACCGGTCCCGAAGTCGTGCAGCACGTCCTCGAGGAGACCGATCTGATCCTCGCCATGACGGTCAACCCAGGCTTCGGGGGCCAGGCCTACATCGCGGCCGTCGAGCCGAAGATCGCCCGGCTGCGCCGGATGATCGAGGAGGCCGGGCTCGACATCGAGCTCGAGGTCGACGGCGGGATCACCGAGCACACCATCCATGGAGCCGCAGCTGCCGGCGCGGACGTGTTCATCTCCGGCTCGTGGATGTACGCCTACCCCGAGGGCAAGGCGGCCGCCGTCGCGAGGCTCCGGGCAGCGGCCGCCGAGAGCATCCGCTGA
- a CDS encoding ribulose bisphosphate carboxylase small subunit, whose amino-acid sequence MTFRYGAFSYLPDLTDDEIAAQVKYALDHGWPVSIEYTDDPHPRNIYWEMWGLPLFDLAEPDGVLDQINECRTAFPEHYVRMLAYDASLGKQTTAMSFLVQRPTSEPGFLLERQEGPDRTQRYSVRSYATDGPAGTRYPVG is encoded by the coding sequence ATGACATTCCGCTACGGCGCGTTCTCGTACCTGCCCGATCTCACCGACGACGAGATCGCCGCTCAGGTGAAGTACGCCCTCGACCACGGCTGGCCGGTCTCGATCGAGTACACCGACGATCCGCATCCACGCAACATCTACTGGGAGATGTGGGGACTGCCGCTGTTCGACCTGGCCGAGCCTGACGGCGTCCTCGATCAGATCAACGAGTGCCGGACGGCGTTCCCCGAGCACTATGTCCGGATGCTGGCGTACGACGCCTCGCTGGGTAAGCAAACGACGGCCATGTCCTTCCTGGTCCAACGGCCGACCAGCGAGCCCGGCTTCCTGCTCGAGCGGCAGGAGGGGCCGGACCGGACGCAGCGCTACTCGGTGCGGTCCTACGCCACGGACGGGCCCGCCGGAACCCGGTATCCGGTCGGGTGA
- the fdhD gene encoding formate dehydrogenase accessory sulfurtransferase FdhD, producing the protein MGRVTVRRPVLRLRAGLGSRRPDTLAAEEPLEIRVAGRPLTVTMRTPGDDFDLAMGFCVSEGVVRRAADIVAVRYCLGATVDGSNTYNVVDVQLADGVPLPDPSLERNFDTTSSCGLCGKASLDAVRTKAVWPVADDPLRIDPATLAVLPDRLRAAQRVFDRTGGLHAAGLFTAAGELVVLREDIGRHNAVDKVVGHASRAGMLPLRSTVLMVSGRASFELVQKAVMAGIPMLAAVSAPSSLAVDLAEESGLTLVGFLRGDSMNVYAGADRLVTSGSLALDMVAGRPRGDEDAAHGHPAVGVSP; encoded by the coding sequence ATGGGTCGAGTGACCGTACGTCGGCCCGTGCTGCGACTGCGGGCCGGGCTGGGATCGCGACGGCCGGACACGCTGGCTGCCGAGGAGCCGCTGGAGATCCGCGTCGCCGGTCGGCCGCTGACCGTGACGATGCGGACACCGGGCGACGATTTCGACCTCGCCATGGGTTTCTGCGTCAGCGAGGGCGTGGTCCGGCGAGCGGCCGACATCGTTGCCGTGCGCTACTGCCTCGGCGCGACCGTCGACGGCAGCAACACCTACAACGTGGTGGACGTCCAGCTGGCTGACGGCGTACCGCTGCCGGATCCCTCGCTGGAGCGCAACTTCGACACCACGTCGTCCTGTGGATTGTGTGGCAAGGCGAGTCTGGATGCGGTGCGGACCAAGGCGGTCTGGCCGGTCGCCGATGATCCGCTCCGGATCGACCCGGCGACTTTGGCGGTGCTGCCCGATCGGTTGCGTGCGGCCCAGCGGGTGTTCGACCGCACCGGCGGGCTGCATGCTGCCGGCCTGTTCACCGCGGCCGGAGAACTGGTGGTGCTGCGGGAGGACATCGGCCGGCACAACGCCGTGGACAAGGTCGTCGGACACGCGTCGCGGGCGGGAATGCTGCCGCTGCGCTCGACGGTCTTGATGGTGAGCGGCCGGGCTTCCTTCGAGTTGGTCCAGAAGGCTGTGATGGCGGGTATCCCGATGCTGGCTGCGGTGTCCGCTCCGTCGTCGCTCGCAGTGGACCTGGCCGAGGAGAGCGGGCTGACCTTGGTCGGCTTCCTGCGCGGCGACTCGATGAACGTGTACGCGGGAGCAGATCGGTTGGTGACTAGCGGATCCTTAGCCCTGGACATGGTTGCGGGGCGCCCACGCGGCGATGAGGACGCGGCACATGGGCACCCCGCGGTCGGGGTCAGCCCGTGA
- a CDS encoding substrate-binding domain-containing protein: protein MTSPQVASAAFAGYARKLVGLLAEAAGAVHDADRGRVRIGAVSTASEYVLPRLIASFARLHPQVELSLSVLPRAELFALAVDHQLDVVLAGRPPRGSGLLTRARRANRLVVVGRPGAVGDPLTSTWLLTAIGSGTRDTTLALLTRLQAAPPLLTLGTSGAAVAAAGQGLGVTLVHEEAARAQLESGDLMAYPVSGTPLDRPWHLCTTPEPTAATRLLLRHVCDPDLVGAAAFHTRLRPQG, encoded by the coding sequence GTGACCTCACCCCAAGTCGCCAGCGCGGCCTTCGCCGGCTACGCCCGCAAGCTGGTGGGCCTGCTGGCGGAGGCCGCCGGAGCGGTGCACGACGCGGACCGTGGACGGGTGCGGATCGGCGCCGTGTCCACCGCGAGCGAGTATGTCCTGCCCCGGCTGATCGCCTCCTTCGCGCGGCTGCATCCCCAGGTCGAGCTCTCCTTGTCCGTGCTTCCCCGCGCCGAGCTGTTCGCACTCGCGGTCGATCACCAGCTCGACGTGGTGCTCGCCGGACGGCCACCTCGGGGGTCGGGGTTGCTCACCCGTGCGCGGCGTGCCAACCGGCTGGTGGTGGTCGGCCGGCCCGGAGCGGTTGGCGACCCGCTGACCTCGACCTGGCTGCTCACCGCCATCGGCTCGGGGACGCGGGACACGACGCTGGCGCTGCTCACTCGGCTCCAAGCCGCCCCGCCGCTGCTCACCCTCGGCACCTCGGGCGCCGCGGTCGCAGCCGCGGGCCAGGGGCTGGGGGTGACGCTGGTTCACGAGGAGGCCGCGCGTGCTCAGCTGGAGTCCGGCGACCTCATGGCGTACCCGGTGTCGGGCACTCCGCTGGACCGACCATGGCACCTGTGCACCACGCCCGAGCCGACGGCCGCGACCCGGCTGCTCCTTCGCCATGTCTGCGACCCCGACCTGGTGGGGGCAGCTGCGTTTCACACACGACTTCGCCCGCAGGGGTGA